Proteins from a genomic interval of candidate division WOR-3 bacterium:
- the proS gene encoding proline--tRNA ligase encodes METDLNKKEFVKEIPPKMSNLSDWYTMVILKAQLADYAPVRGCMVIRPYGYKLWELMQQRLDRRFKETGHENAYFPLFIPESFLKKEAEHVKGFSPQVAWVTQGGEEELTERLAIRPTSEAIICSMYAKWVKSYRDLPILINQWCNVVRWEKTTRLFLRTTEFLWQEGHTLHATLEEAEAEALRMLNVYVDFVQNDLAIPVIYGRKPESEKFPGALRTYTLEALMPDGQALQAGTSHNLGQFFSRAFDIKYLDKDNTEKYPWGTSWGCTTRLIGALIMTHGDDKGLRIPPAIAPIQIVIVPIITGKNDEQVLRKTKEIYEILKNDYRVYLDDRLEYTPGWKFNEWEMRGVPLRIEIGPKDLQKQQVVFVTRDNSMRIPVNEPELKPTIQQILLAIQNSLFNSAKQNLLEKISQAKTIDEFNAKLQAKPGFIKVYWCEKQQCENELIEKTKTTPRCIPLDEQSSGKCIVCGQETNTIVYYARAY; translated from the coding sequence ATGGAAACCGATCTTAACAAAAAAGAATTTGTAAAAGAAATACCACCCAAAATGAGTAATCTTTCAGACTGGTACACCATGGTGATTCTGAAAGCGCAATTAGCTGATTATGCGCCAGTACGGGGTTGTATGGTAATAAGGCCTTACGGTTATAAATTATGGGAGTTAATGCAACAGCGATTAGACAGGCGATTTAAAGAAACTGGACACGAAAATGCTTATTTCCCGTTATTTATTCCGGAAAGTTTCCTAAAAAAAGAAGCCGAGCACGTCAAAGGATTTTCGCCGCAAGTGGCTTGGGTTACCCAGGGTGGGGAAGAAGAGCTGACCGAGCGGCTTGCGATTCGACCAACTTCCGAAGCAATTATTTGCAGTATGTATGCTAAATGGGTTAAATCCTATCGAGATCTTCCAATATTAATTAACCAGTGGTGTAATGTCGTTCGTTGGGAAAAGACCACACGGTTGTTTTTGCGCACGACCGAATTTCTATGGCAAGAAGGCCATACTCTCCACGCTACTTTAGAGGAAGCCGAAGCTGAGGCGCTACGCATGTTAAATGTGTATGTCGACTTTGTCCAAAATGATCTTGCGATCCCGGTGATATACGGGCGAAAGCCAGAAAGCGAGAAATTTCCTGGAGCCTTACGGACCTATACATTAGAAGCATTAATGCCTGATGGCCAAGCACTTCAAGCTGGAACATCTCATAATTTAGGGCAATTTTTTTCTCGGGCGTTTGACATTAAATATTTAGATAAAGATAATACCGAGAAATATCCATGGGGGACCTCGTGGGGATGCACTACAAGATTAATCGGCGCATTAATCATGACCCACGGCGACGATAAAGGATTGCGAATACCGCCCGCAATTGCTCCGATTCAGATCGTTATCGTGCCGATCATTACCGGGAAAAACGACGAGCAAGTGCTTCGAAAGACCAAAGAAATATATGAAATACTCAAAAACGATTATCGGGTATATTTAGATGACCGATTAGAATATACTCCAGGCTGGAAATTTAATGAATGGGAAATGCGTGGCGTGCCGTTACGAATTGAAATTGGACCGAAGGATCTTCAGAAACAGCAAGTTGTCTTTGTGACAAGAGATAATTCTATGCGAATACCAGTTAACGAGCCTGAGTTAAAACCAACGATCCAACAGATTTTGTTGGCAATTCAGAATAGTCTATTTAATAGTGCCAAACAAAATTTATTAGAAAAAATATCCCAAGCTAAGACGATTGATGAGTTTAACGCAAAGCTTCAAGCGAAACCGGGATTTATTAAGGTCTACTGGTGTGAGAAGCAACAGTGTGAAAATGAGCTAATTGAAAAAACTAAGACCACACCCCGATGTATACCCTTAGATGAGCAAAGTTCCGGAAAATGTATTGTGTGTGGACAAGAGACTAACACCATTGTATATTACGCACGCGCTTATTAA
- a CDS encoding permease: protein MSNRTKFFLIASIFLVCYFVPFNHVRVQSAILEAFFLVQEYAREHVLFCLIPAFFIAGAISVFMSKEAVVKYFGPKANSLLAYGVAAVSGTILAVCSCTVLPMFAGIYTQGAGIGPATAFLYSGPAINVLAIIMTGRILGAEMGMARAVGAVIFSIVIGLLMSVCFKDKKSQPHDEFTISGPQIKSRRLIQNVLYFLVLILILIFAAWSRPREPIGFYNAVYNLKWHFTAVLVVILFFMVFKWFSSEERHDWVLSTWMFAQQILPLLFAGVFAAGFFLGRPNTDAGIIPSRYVVSLVGGNSLLANFFASISAAFMYFATLTEVPILQGLLGSGMGKGPALALLLAGPAVSLPSMLVLRSIMGTKKTLTYVLLVVILSTIVGWLYGNLF from the coding sequence ATGAGTAATCGCACGAAGTTTTTTCTCATTGCCAGTATTTTTCTGGTGTGCTATTTTGTTCCTTTTAATCATGTTCGCGTCCAATCGGCAATTTTAGAGGCCTTCTTTTTGGTTCAGGAATACGCTCGAGAACATGTTCTTTTTTGCTTAATCCCAGCTTTTTTTATTGCGGGGGCAATTAGTGTCTTTATGTCCAAAGAAGCGGTCGTCAAATACTTCGGACCTAAAGCTAATAGCCTACTAGCCTACGGTGTGGCCGCGGTATCCGGTACGATTCTAGCAGTTTGCTCTTGCACGGTGCTACCAATGTTTGCCGGAATTTACACCCAAGGGGCCGGCATCGGACCAGCCACAGCATTTTTATATTCGGGGCCAGCCATCAATGTCCTAGCTATAATTATGACCGGCCGAATCTTAGGTGCTGAAATGGGTATGGCTCGAGCAGTTGGGGCTGTGATTTTTTCAATTGTCATTGGGCTTTTAATGTCGGTTTGCTTTAAAGATAAAAAATCCCAACCGCATGATGAGTTCACAATCTCAGGGCCTCAAATTAAATCGCGGCGTCTTATTCAAAATGTGCTGTATTTTCTCGTGTTAATTTTAATCCTTATCTTTGCTGCCTGGTCAAGGCCCCGCGAACCGATTGGTTTTTATAATGCCGTGTATAATCTTAAATGGCACTTCACAGCAGTACTCGTGGTTATACTGTTTTTTATGGTTTTCAAATGGTTCAGTAGTGAAGAACGCCACGATTGGGTTTTATCAACCTGGATGTTTGCGCAGCAGATTTTACCGCTGCTTTTTGCCGGTGTCTTTGCTGCTGGATTTTTCTTAGGACGACCTAATACCGACGCGGGAATTATTCCTTCTCGTTATGTAGTATCCTTAGTTGGCGGCAATTCACTCTTAGCCAATTTTTTCGCCTCGATTTCCGCCGCTTTTATGTATTTTGCGACACTTACTGAGGTTCCGATTTTACAAGGGCTTCTTGGTAGCGGAATGGGCAAAGGACCGGCTCTGGCGTTATTATTAGCCGGGCCCGCAGTCAGTTTACCAAGCATGCTCGTTTTGCGCAGCATCATGGGAACTAAAAAAACCTTGACCTATGTATTACTAGTTGTCATTTTATCAACGATCGTTGGTTGGCTTTATGGTAATTTATTCTAG
- a CDS encoding thioredoxin family protein yields MEIKILGTGCPRCQELEKRTIDTLAELNIVADVQKVTDIKKIMEYKILSTPGLVINGKVKCAGRIPSKEEIKQWIQEELNK; encoded by the coding sequence ATGGAAATAAAAATCTTAGGAACCGGTTGTCCTCGTTGTCAGGAACTAGAAAAGAGGACAATTGATACATTAGCCGAACTTAATATTGTGGCTGATGTCCAAAAAGTCACCGATATTAAAAAAATAATGGAATATAAAATCCTTAGCACACCAGGGCTTGTAATTAATGGTAAGGTAAAATGTGCCGGGCGAATTCCATCGAAAGAGGAGATAAAACAGTGGATTCAAGAAGAGTTAAATAAATGA
- a CDS encoding metalloregulator ArsR/SmtB family transcription factor encodes MLVCANMHIIGKLMELVLDQLLNILKALADRTRFRIFWVLRGANCEMCVCELMAVLKENQYNISRHLKTLKLSGLVIENRRGRFVYYSVSKLGAKAYEHLLQMVSAISDDKLSKDAAALLALLKEKNLKSKRRHHGNKNLRNRLSSLSGTRKEDN; translated from the coding sequence ATGCTTGTATGTGCAAATATGCATATAATAGGTAAGCTTATGGAACTGGTGCTTGATCAATTATTGAATATCTTAAAGGCACTCGCCGACCGGACCCGATTCCGGATCTTCTGGGTGTTACGCGGAGCTAATTGTGAAATGTGCGTATGCGAACTTATGGCGGTGCTTAAAGAAAATCAGTATAATATCTCGCGACACTTAAAGACCTTAAAACTCTCTGGCCTAGTTATCGAAAACCGCCGAGGAAGGTTTGTGTATTATTCGGTCTCTAAATTAGGGGCTAAGGCATACGAACATTTATTGCAAATGGTCTCGGCAATATCGGATGATAAATTGTCTAAGGATGCTGCGGCTCTGTTAGCACTTTTAAAAGAAAAAAACTTAAAATCTAAAAGGAGGCATCATGGAAATAAAAATCTTAGGAACCGGTTGTCCTCGTTGTCAGGAACTAGAAAAGAGGACAATTGA
- a CDS encoding WG repeat-containing protein produces the protein MIDIPKALLILLFILTKTVAQNIPDQISLYPVMIENKYGYIDKTGQVVIKPQFDYAWPFSGHLAMVELNEKVGFIDTTGKIVIEPRYDYATNFREGVAAILIGEWDEGKWGFINQEGQVIIEPRFDYAQGFSQARAVVGLGSLEYMNYGYIDITGTIKIPTKYQDASDFCEDLAAVRLNDLYGYIDTSGQIIIKPQFLKARPFRDGLAAVGVITQDHIFLDKWGYIDKTGELVIKVQYDEAFDFSQGIARVMVFDEYYNGYYGFINKTGSYISPPKYQDAYDFSEGLAAVKLDDKWGYIDSAGRFLIEPTYESARPFINGLAKVTIMGKEAYIDKSGRVIWQETNK, from the coding sequence ATGATCGACATCCCGAAAGCATTATTAATACTACTTTTTATATTGACCAAAACCGTTGCCCAAAACATACCCGATCAGATATCTTTATATCCGGTCATGATCGAAAATAAGTACGGCTACATCGATAAAACCGGCCAAGTCGTTATTAAACCGCAATTTGATTATGCGTGGCCCTTTTCTGGACATTTGGCAATGGTTGAACTTAATGAAAAGGTCGGCTTTATCGATACTACTGGAAAAATTGTCATTGAGCCACGGTATGACTATGCGACTAATTTCCGTGAAGGTGTGGCAGCAATTCTAATTGGCGAATGGGACGAAGGAAAATGGGGCTTTATTAATCAGGAGGGTCAAGTAATTATTGAACCCCGCTTTGATTATGCTCAAGGTTTCTCACAAGCCCGAGCGGTTGTAGGCTTGGGTAGTTTGGAATATATGAATTACGGTTATATCGATATCACCGGAACAATTAAAATCCCAACTAAATACCAAGATGCATCTGATTTTTGCGAAGACTTAGCTGCAGTTAGGCTGAATGATCTTTATGGTTATATTGACACCTCGGGCCAAATAATTATTAAGCCCCAATTTCTTAAAGCCCGGCCGTTTCGGGACGGACTTGCTGCGGTTGGGGTTATCACCCAAGACCATATCTTTCTAGATAAATGGGGATATATCGACAAGACTGGTGAATTGGTTATAAAGGTTCAATATGACGAAGCATTTGACTTTAGCCAAGGGATAGCGCGAGTTATGGTCTTTGATGAATACTACAATGGGTATTATGGCTTTATTAATAAAACCGGCAGTTATATTAGCCCGCCCAAATATCAAGATGCCTATGATTTCTCGGAAGGTTTGGCAGCCGTAAAACTAGATGATAAATGGGGATACATAGATAGCGCCGGAAGGTTCTTAATTGAGCCAACATACGAATCAGCTCGCCCTTTTATTAATGGCCTAGCTAAAGTAACCATCATGGGCAAAGAGGCATATATTGACAAAAGCGGCCGCGTTATCTGGCAGGAAACGAACAAATAA